In Kryptolebias marmoratus isolate JLee-2015 linkage group LG4, ASM164957v2, whole genome shotgun sequence, the following proteins share a genomic window:
- the tada3l gene encoding transcriptional adapter 3 isoform X2 — translation MKRPCVRFHTLTAPPSRCIMSELKDCPPLKYYDFKPVEHVKLCPRYTAVLSRSEDDGIGIEELDTLQLELETLLSSASRRLRALEEQRQILTDWQDKKGDKRVLGKDPDPAAPSRHKPKKQKQDSKGGPGPGPGRPKSKIMQPKVQEYDFPDDPQDVPRTPKNDAPNRFWASVEPYCADITNEEIRLLEELLKPPEDEAEYFKIPALGKHYSQRWAQEDLLEEQREGVRASDKKKSLMGGPLSELDAKDVDSLLKKSESQHESPEDGCPFGPLTQRLLQALVEENIISPMEDSPIPDIPGKDANDGAGTSPRSQGKAFSVPHTRSLEARIKEELIAQGLLDSEERPGQGGDSEDEVLAELQKRQAELKALSAHNRSRKQELLRLAKEEMRKQELRQRVRVADNEVMEGFRRIMAARQKKRTPTKKEKDQAWKALKERESILKLLDS, via the exons ATGAAGCGCCCCTGTGTGCGTTTTCAC ACACTGACAGCTCCCCCGTCACGCTGCATCATGAGCGAGCTGAAGGACTGCCCCCCGCTGAAATACTACGACTTCAAGCCCGTGGAGCATGTGAAGCTGTGTCCCCGGTACACGGCGGTGCTGAGCCGCTCAGAGGACGATGGCATCGGCATCGAAGAGCTGGACACCctgcagctggagctggagacGCTGCTGTCCTCCGCCAGCCGCCGCCTCCGAGCCCTGGAGGAGCAGAGACAG ATCCTCACAGACTGGCAAGACAAGAAGGGAGACAAGCGCGTCCTGGGGAAAGACCCAGATCCTGCGGCCCCATCCCGCCACAAACCGAAGAAGCAGAAGCAGGACAGCAAGGGTGGACCGGGTCCAGGTCCTGGAAGACCCAAATCTAAAATCATGCAGCCAAAAGTACAAGAGTATGATTTTCCAGACGATCCACAAGATGTTCCCCGCACACCTAAAAATGATGCTCCCAACAG ATTCTGGGCTTCAGTCGAGCCATACTGTGCTGACATCACAAACGAAGAGATACGACTACTGGAGGAGCTCCTAAAACCTCCAGAGGACGAGGCCGAGTATTTCAAA ATTCCAGCGTTGGGGAAACACTACTCGCAGCGTTGGGCTCAAGAGGACCTgctggaggagcagagggaAGGAGTACGAGCCAGCGACAAGAAGAAGAGCCTCATGGGAGGGCCGCTGTCGGAGCTGGACGCGAAAG ATGTAGACTCGCTGCTGAAAAAGTCCGAATCCCAGCATGAATCGCCAGAGGACGGGTGTCCCTTTGGTCCTCTCACTCAGCGCCTGCTGCAGGCCCTCGTAGAG GAGAACATTATATCCCCCATGGAGGATTCTCCGATACCAGACATTCCAGGAAAGGATGCTAACGACGGCGCCGGGACGTCTCCTCGGAGCCAAGGGAAAGCCTTTAG CGTTCCTCACACGCGTTCCTTGGAGGCGCGAATCAAAGAGGAGCTGATAGCGCAGGGGCTGCTGGACTCGGAGGAGAGACCCGGGCAGGGAGGGGACTCTGAGGACGAGGTCCTGGCTGAGCTGCAGAAGAGGCAGGCCGAGCTCAAAGCCCTCAGCGCCCACAACCGAAGCAGGAAGCAGGAGCTGCTCCG GCTGGCGAAAGAAGAGATGCGCAAGCAGGAGCTGAGACAGAGGGTGAGGGTGGCCGACAATGAGGTGATGGAGGGATTCCGGCGGATCATGGCGGCCAGGCAGAAGAAGCGCACTCCCACCAAGAAGGAGAAAGATCAGGCCTGGAAGGCGCTGAAGGAGAGGGAAAGCATCCTGAAATTATTAGACAGCTag
- the tada3l gene encoding transcriptional adapter 3 isoform X3, which produces MFRHPPERNGFSHHGHFSLTTLTAPPSRCIMSELKDCPPLKYYDFKPVEHVKLCPRYTAVLSRSEDDGIGIEELDTLQLELETLLSSASRRLRALEEQRQILTDWQDKKGDKRVLGKDPDPAAPSRHKPKKQKQDSKGGPGPGPGRPKSKIMQPKVQEYDFPDDPQDVPRTPKNDAPNRFWASVEPYCADITNEEIRLLEELLKPPEDEAEYFKIPALGKHYSQRWAQEDLLEEQREGVRASDKKKSLMGGPLSELDAKDVDSLLKKSESQHESPEDGCPFGPLTQRLLQALVEENIISPMEDSPIPDIPGKDANDGAGTSPRSQGKAFSVPHTRSLEARIKEELIAQGLLDSEERPGQGGDSEDEVLAELQKRQAELKALSAHNRSRKQELLR; this is translated from the exons atgtttagacACCCCCCTGAGCGCAATGGTTTTTCCCATCATGGACACTTTTCACTGACG ACACTGACAGCTCCCCCGTCACGCTGCATCATGAGCGAGCTGAAGGACTGCCCCCCGCTGAAATACTACGACTTCAAGCCCGTGGAGCATGTGAAGCTGTGTCCCCGGTACACGGCGGTGCTGAGCCGCTCAGAGGACGATGGCATCGGCATCGAAGAGCTGGACACCctgcagctggagctggagacGCTGCTGTCCTCCGCCAGCCGCCGCCTCCGAGCCCTGGAGGAGCAGAGACAG ATCCTCACAGACTGGCAAGACAAGAAGGGAGACAAGCGCGTCCTGGGGAAAGACCCAGATCCTGCGGCCCCATCCCGCCACAAACCGAAGAAGCAGAAGCAGGACAGCAAGGGTGGACCGGGTCCAGGTCCTGGAAGACCCAAATCTAAAATCATGCAGCCAAAAGTACAAGAGTATGATTTTCCAGACGATCCACAAGATGTTCCCCGCACACCTAAAAATGATGCTCCCAACAG ATTCTGGGCTTCAGTCGAGCCATACTGTGCTGACATCACAAACGAAGAGATACGACTACTGGAGGAGCTCCTAAAACCTCCAGAGGACGAGGCCGAGTATTTCAAA ATTCCAGCGTTGGGGAAACACTACTCGCAGCGTTGGGCTCAAGAGGACCTgctggaggagcagagggaAGGAGTACGAGCCAGCGACAAGAAGAAGAGCCTCATGGGAGGGCCGCTGTCGGAGCTGGACGCGAAAG ATGTAGACTCGCTGCTGAAAAAGTCCGAATCCCAGCATGAATCGCCAGAGGACGGGTGTCCCTTTGGTCCTCTCACTCAGCGCCTGCTGCAGGCCCTCGTAGAG GAGAACATTATATCCCCCATGGAGGATTCTCCGATACCAGACATTCCAGGAAAGGATGCTAACGACGGCGCCGGGACGTCTCCTCGGAGCCAAGGGAAAGCCTTTAG CGTTCCTCACACGCGTTCCTTGGAGGCGCGAATCAAAGAGGAGCTGATAGCGCAGGGGCTGCTGGACTCGGAGGAGAGACCCGGGCAGGGAGGGGACTCTGAGGACGAGGTCCTGGCTGAGCTGCAGAAGAGGCAGGCCGAGCTCAAAGCCCTCAGCGCCCACAACCGAAGCAGGAAGCAGGAGCTGCTCCGGTGA
- the tada3l gene encoding transcriptional adapter 3 isoform X1: MFRHPPERNGFSHHGHFSLTTLTAPPSRCIMSELKDCPPLKYYDFKPVEHVKLCPRYTAVLSRSEDDGIGIEELDTLQLELETLLSSASRRLRALEEQRQILTDWQDKKGDKRVLGKDPDPAAPSRHKPKKQKQDSKGGPGPGPGRPKSKIMQPKVQEYDFPDDPQDVPRTPKNDAPNRFWASVEPYCADITNEEIRLLEELLKPPEDEAEYFKIPALGKHYSQRWAQEDLLEEQREGVRASDKKKSLMGGPLSELDAKDVDSLLKKSESQHESPEDGCPFGPLTQRLLQALVEENIISPMEDSPIPDIPGKDANDGAGTSPRSQGKAFSVPHTRSLEARIKEELIAQGLLDSEERPGQGGDSEDEVLAELQKRQAELKALSAHNRSRKQELLRLAKEEMRKQELRQRVRVADNEVMEGFRRIMAARQKKRTPTKKEKDQAWKALKERESILKLLDS; encoded by the exons atgtttagacACCCCCCTGAGCGCAATGGTTTTTCCCATCATGGACACTTTTCACTGACG ACACTGACAGCTCCCCCGTCACGCTGCATCATGAGCGAGCTGAAGGACTGCCCCCCGCTGAAATACTACGACTTCAAGCCCGTGGAGCATGTGAAGCTGTGTCCCCGGTACACGGCGGTGCTGAGCCGCTCAGAGGACGATGGCATCGGCATCGAAGAGCTGGACACCctgcagctggagctggagacGCTGCTGTCCTCCGCCAGCCGCCGCCTCCGAGCCCTGGAGGAGCAGAGACAG ATCCTCACAGACTGGCAAGACAAGAAGGGAGACAAGCGCGTCCTGGGGAAAGACCCAGATCCTGCGGCCCCATCCCGCCACAAACCGAAGAAGCAGAAGCAGGACAGCAAGGGTGGACCGGGTCCAGGTCCTGGAAGACCCAAATCTAAAATCATGCAGCCAAAAGTACAAGAGTATGATTTTCCAGACGATCCACAAGATGTTCCCCGCACACCTAAAAATGATGCTCCCAACAG ATTCTGGGCTTCAGTCGAGCCATACTGTGCTGACATCACAAACGAAGAGATACGACTACTGGAGGAGCTCCTAAAACCTCCAGAGGACGAGGCCGAGTATTTCAAA ATTCCAGCGTTGGGGAAACACTACTCGCAGCGTTGGGCTCAAGAGGACCTgctggaggagcagagggaAGGAGTACGAGCCAGCGACAAGAAGAAGAGCCTCATGGGAGGGCCGCTGTCGGAGCTGGACGCGAAAG ATGTAGACTCGCTGCTGAAAAAGTCCGAATCCCAGCATGAATCGCCAGAGGACGGGTGTCCCTTTGGTCCTCTCACTCAGCGCCTGCTGCAGGCCCTCGTAGAG GAGAACATTATATCCCCCATGGAGGATTCTCCGATACCAGACATTCCAGGAAAGGATGCTAACGACGGCGCCGGGACGTCTCCTCGGAGCCAAGGGAAAGCCTTTAG CGTTCCTCACACGCGTTCCTTGGAGGCGCGAATCAAAGAGGAGCTGATAGCGCAGGGGCTGCTGGACTCGGAGGAGAGACCCGGGCAGGGAGGGGACTCTGAGGACGAGGTCCTGGCTGAGCTGCAGAAGAGGCAGGCCGAGCTCAAAGCCCTCAGCGCCCACAACCGAAGCAGGAAGCAGGAGCTGCTCCG GCTGGCGAAAGAAGAGATGCGCAAGCAGGAGCTGAGACAGAGGGTGAGGGTGGCCGACAATGAGGTGATGGAGGGATTCCGGCGGATCATGGCGGCCAGGCAGAAGAAGCGCACTCCCACCAAGAAGGAGAAAGATCAGGCCTGGAAGGCGCTGAAGGAGAGGGAAAGCATCCTGAAATTATTAGACAGCTag